In Deltaproteobacteria bacterium, a single genomic region encodes these proteins:
- the amrS gene encoding AmmeMemoRadiSam system radical SAM enzyme — translation MDLHPARWWHPGERGKLLCTLCPRYCLIGEGQAGFCYIRQNRGGQLWSAGYGRSTGFAVDPIEKKPLNHFLPGARVLSFGTAGCNLGCKFCQNWDISKAKIDQHASKTATPAEIVELALRAGCRGIAYTYNDPVIWAEFAIDIARAARAAGLVNVFVTAGYVTPEARAEVFQHMDATNVDLKGFTEEFYHRITFGHLEPVLDTLVWLRRETAVWTEVTTLLIPGLNDGDDEIGRECDWILEHLGADVPLHFTAFHPDFKMLDRVRTPAVTLLRARAIARARGLRFVYVGNVHDADGQTTWCPGCGAALIVRDWHAIGRYRMDGDRCSDCGTAIPGRFHPGRHAGRERRTGGGRFGVSLA, via the coding sequence GTGGACCTCCACCCCGCGCGCTGGTGGCACCCCGGCGAGCGCGGCAAGCTCCTCTGCACGCTCTGCCCGCGCTACTGTCTCATCGGCGAGGGGCAGGCGGGCTTCTGCTACATCCGCCAGAATCGGGGCGGACAGCTGTGGAGCGCGGGCTACGGGCGCTCGACCGGCTTCGCCGTCGATCCCATCGAGAAGAAGCCGCTCAACCACTTCCTTCCCGGCGCGCGCGTCCTCTCCTTCGGGACGGCGGGCTGCAACCTCGGCTGCAAGTTCTGCCAGAACTGGGACATCAGCAAGGCGAAGATCGACCAGCACGCGAGCAAGACCGCCACGCCCGCGGAGATCGTCGAGCTGGCTCTCCGCGCCGGCTGCCGGGGGATCGCCTACACCTACAACGACCCGGTCATCTGGGCCGAGTTCGCGATCGACATCGCGCGCGCGGCGCGCGCGGCCGGCCTGGTGAACGTCTTCGTGACCGCCGGCTACGTGACCCCCGAGGCGCGCGCCGAGGTCTTCCAGCACATGGACGCGACCAACGTGGACCTGAAGGGGTTCACGGAGGAGTTCTACCACCGCATCACCTTCGGGCATCTCGAGCCCGTGCTCGACACGCTCGTATGGCTCCGGCGCGAGACCGCGGTGTGGACCGAGGTCACGACGCTGCTGATCCCGGGCCTGAACGACGGCGACGACGAGATCGGACGCGAGTGCGACTGGATCCTCGAGCACCTGGGCGCCGACGTGCCGCTCCACTTCACGGCCTTCCACCCCGACTTCAAGATGCTCGACCGGGTGCGCACGCCCGCCGTGACCCTCCTCCGCGCCCGCGCCATCGCGCGCGCCCGCGGCCTCCGCTTCGTCTACGTCGGCAACGTCCACGACGCCGACGGGCAGACGACGTGGTGCCCCGGCTGCGGCGCGGCGCTCATCGTGCGCGACTGGCACGCGATCGGGCGCTACCGGATGGACGGCGATCGCTGCAGCGACTGCGGGACGGCGATCCCGGGGCGGTTCCATCCCGGGCGGCACGCGGGGAGGGAGCGGCGGACGGGGGGCGGCAGGTTCGGAGTGTCGCTGGCCTGA